tcttttattgaaaatgtttcaatACCAAAAGTCCGTAAAGAGTTCTCCGAAACTTGGATATTTTTTGataacaaaatgtaattgagttttcgaattttcttttaagtttctaatatttaatactatacatttgtatatatagcCTATATAAGTACGTCCTTTTATATATACCACCCGATGTGATGCAAAATGTTGGGTCATTTGTTCTTCCCGCAGTTGCTTCACAGATTCGAAAAGAAGAAgattttgttattgctatttatCAGTTAAAGGCAATGAGTTAATGAATGGAATGTTAAAATGAATCTTCCAGTATGACtactataaataattattctaTTCCAAACCATTTTTAAGTCAATTTTAACTTGCACCCTAAAGACTTTAATTTGATACGATCACATTTAGCCAGATTACCTTATGATTATTACTACTATTACTACTATTGGAATCAACTAATTTACTCCAAGTCAACTTTAATTTTCTGCTTACCAAATATGTTTGCATAGATTTACGATGACATCGGTTTAGACCTTGCGGCTATTTGGAGTATATCGGAAGTCCACTAGTCCGCCGGTATTCTTTTTGAGAAATTCAGTATCATTTGATACTCCCGCTGTTGTTCCGCAGATTCGAAAAGAATTTCCAGAGAATTGGATTTTCGCTAGCAACTTACCGTAATTCATGCAATTGATACTTATCAAACTTACTAATGGGTTGAAGGGTCAAAGTGAGATGTATTTATGGATAACTCTTGAAACTAAATACTACTAATATTgcagaaataaattaattttcctCTATAAAGTCATATTTGATACTGCACATAGTATCAGTTGCAATTCatctatattttttaaataattttagacATCGAACCTGAGAGaggaataaataaattgggtattcaataaattttacaaatgcTCAGAGTCATCTGAATGCAAATTAAGATACATTTCTTTACACAGGTGTCATTGTTGATGAAGACGATGTTGTACGAGTATTCACTAGCTCTGTATTAGAAAGCCCTGAAGTTGGTAATAGATTCCAATTCGTCTCCCgggaaaatattcaaattcgAGAAGAGTTCCCAGAAAATTGGATATTTGAGAACATTGAAAAGTATGAGAATCAAAAAGATTGACTTTTAATTTTGGGCACTTTGGTTGCTTTTCAGCTTTCAGCTTCTACTTCGaaacattaatttttactGATAATactttgaaaacaaaaaacttatATATCAAATTGTGTAATTATAACATCACTATCTTATAAATTTGAGATCTTTTTTTATTACCATTATTTTACGAGTAACTGGTGTATATCACGCACATTATCATTATCCGAATAAAATTTAAGATACGTTTCTTTACACAGATTTCATTGTTGAAGAAGAAGATTTTGAAGACGAAAGTGCTGAAGAAGATGAGGTTCAATACAATAGACTTGTTTCTGATACTTCTGCAAGTGCTGAAGAAGAGGATTTTGAGTACAATAGTTCTGATAGTCCTAAAGTTGCCAGTAATATTCAAATTCGAAAAGAGTTCCCAGAAAATTGGATATTTGAGAACATTGAAAAGTatgagtttttattttgggcACTTTGGTTGCTTTTTATTGGTCAGCTTTCAGCTTCTACTTCGAATCATTAATTTTTACTGATAATACTTTGAGTCCAAAAAACCTGTATATCAAATTGTGCAACTATAACATCTCCATCTTATAAATTTGAGACCTTTTTTATCACCATTCTTTTAACTGGTGTAGATCACGCAAATTATCATCAAATTGGAAATTAATATTCTAATGCATTgttctatttaaataaaatatttgtgcataGGATTTCCAAGATATCTAGTTCACGACGTTTCGATTGTTCCACGTACTTCGATAGGGCTACCTGGCCGACCTGGTCCACCTAGTATACGTGGTCCAGGTGGCCCTCGTGGTCCACTGGGGCCACCTGGATCATTTGCTTCACCAGTAGTCGTTCCGCAGATTCGAAAAGAATTCTCAGAGACTTGGATTTTCCTTAATAATTTGACGTAATTCTTACTACACACTTTTTGCTTAAATACCATGTTCTGGgatatttaacaaaatgcaCTCTTTAGCACTAACTGCAActaatataacatttattgtGTTTAAATTCTTTAAGTAAATAACATTAAATCCATGGAAACGGGTGTAGTTCCCATTATGAAAGTCAGTGGGGATGCTGTGAATCCCAAtaaaaaacgcaaaacaacATTGAGACCAAGTGTAACTGAAAGTTTGCCCGATGCGGATAAGTATGAGTACCCAAAGATTGCTGGCTCTAGCATACGCGAGATATTTCTTGAAACTTGGatatattttggaaattatacaaaaatgtacaaaGGCTCGAACCCGTAACTCGTATTAACACCcagtaatcgtaatcgtacTCGtacttatattatattatattataattgcaTGCTTTTGGTTTGATGTAGTGCTGTAGATTTGGTAATGGCATTTTGTACATAAATTCATTGTATCCTTGCATGGTTCTATGTGTAGCTAAATGTTTGGTTTTATCTCTAACTATCGAGGCCTCTAACTGATCTACCTTATATTTCCAACACAGCACGGATGCCGATGGCTTTACTTTGGCAAGAAAGATACCAGACACCATAACGACATGGGTTGTTACTGGCTTCTCATTGAGTCCTAATAAAGGTTTGGCTTTGACTGAAAATCCAAGCAAGATTCGTGTATTCCAGCCGTTCTTCGTCTCCACAAATTTGCCCTATTCAATCAAGCGTGGTAAGTGCATCgcaaatttatattacttCAAGAACACAAACCATAATATACTTCTGTTCTATAGGCGAGGTCTTTGCGGTCCCCGTTGTTATCTTCAACTATTTGGACAAGAGCCTCGATGCTGAAATCACAATGGATAACGCCGAcaaagaatttgaatttaccGAAGCCACAAACGAGGTGGAAGAGAAGTCCATTGATGAAGTGAGCCGCGTGAAGCGAGTGACTGTGCCATCCAACAGTGGCCAGAGCGTCTCCTTTATGATACGCCCCAAGAAGGTGGGAACCATAACCCTGAAGATCACAGCTATTTCTCCGCTAGCGGGAGATACGATTCATCAAAAATTGAAGGTCGATCCGGAGGGAATtacgaaatacgaaaataGAGCTGTCTTTATAAATCTGCCAAAGGAGGGCGAATTTAGTCAAGAGCTCAAGGTTGATATACCCAAAGAAGCTGTACCAGATTCCGGATTCATTGAATTCTCAGTAGTCGGTGATCTCTTGGGTCCCACTATCAAGAATCTGCAGAATTTGGTGCGCATGCCTTACGGCTGTGGTGAACAGAACATGGTCAATTTTGTGCCAAACATTTTGGTCATCAAATATCTGGAGGTGACGAATCGTAAGTTGCCCAGCGTTGTGGAGCGTGCCCAGAAGTTCCTTGAAATTGGATACCAACGTGAATTGACCTACAAGCACGATGATGGCTCTTACAGTGCGTTTGGCAAGTCTGACAAGTCTGGCAGCACCTGGCTAACTGCCTATGTGATGAGGTCCTTCCATCAGGCCGCCAAATACACAAATGTCGATCCCAAGATTATCATGGACGGTCTCGACTTCTTGGCCTCCAAGCAGAAGGACAATGGCGAGTTTCCTGAAGTGGGAAAAGTGGTTGACTTTTCCCATCAAAATGCTCTAGGACTCACATCATTTGTGGTTATTGCCTTCTTTGAGAACGAGGTATGTTCGAGTCGACCTAAAGAATTTATCtgactttaattaaatttgcttgTGTTTATTTACAGGAAGTTATTTCGAAATACAAGGAGAACATCGACAAGGCGTTGCAATATATCGCTGAGGAGGTGGACAAGTCAGACGATCAATATTCCCTGTCGATTGCAGCTGTTGCCCTTCAACTAGCCAAGCACCCTCAGGCAAAGAAGGTACTTGCCAAGCTAAAGACACTAGCCAAGGAGCAAGATGGTCGCACCTGGTGGTCCAAGACTCCCAAGAGCGAGGACTCTCAAAAGGAATCCTATTACCATCCAAGCAGCAATGATGTTGAGATCACTTCTTACGTGTTGCTGGCTCTTTTGGAAGAGGAATCAGCTGAGGCTGCAGTGCCAATTATCAAGTGGTTGATTGGTCAGCGCAGCAGCGTAGGTGGTTACGCATCTTCACAGGATACCGTCCTTGGTCTGCAGGCGTTGACCAAGTTCGCCTATAAGACTGGCTCTGGCAGTGGAAACATTGACATTGATTTCACATCCTCGGACAATGCTGGCAACGAAAAGAAGGATACCATTCCAGTGAAACCTGAGAATGCATTGGTGCTGCAGAGTCATGTGCTGCCGATGAACGCTAGCAAGATCGATTTCACCGCCAAGGGTCAAGGATCTGCAATGGTTCAACTCTCCTATCGTTACAATGTGGCTGAGAAGGACAAGAAGCCCAGCTTCAAGGTAACACCCACTGTAAAGGACACTCCACTGCAGCAGTTGACACTTGAAGTTTGTGCGGAATATGTGCCTCTCGAGGATTCAAAGAAGGACTCCAACATGGCTGTTATGGAAGTTGCTTTGCCCTCCGGCTTCGTTAGTGACTCTGATAGCTTCGGCGCGATTGAAGATATTGATCGTGTAAAGCGTATTGAGACAAAGAATTCCGACTCCACGGTGATTATTTACTTCGATAGCTTGACCCCTGGCGATGTTAAGTGCCTTGATGTTGAGGGCATTCGGGCTCACTCTGTGGCCAAGCAGAAGCCAGCCGCCGTTAGATTGTATGACTACTACGATACGGATCGTAGTTCTACTGAATACTACCAAGTCAAGTCCTCGCTCTGCGACATTTGTGAGGGCTCCGACTGTGGCGAAGGATGTAAATCGGAGAAGTAAGCCTCAGAAGAGTTGCTCCgctattattataaaaattataaagctcaatcaaaataaaaatgcaatatatttgtatacttcatgtttaattcaattaattgtataaatttatggCAGTTTGTTACCAGCATCAATTAAtctgaaaaatgtaaattagtTGTTTGTATTTGGGAAGGAGGTAGGACTTACGCTTGGACATTTGTTATCAAGAGCTCCGTTAACCATCCCTCTCGACTGACGATCCTTATAAAGTTTTGCAACTGCTTGGGATTTACCATTATATGCATCTCTTTTTGTCCATTGTGCCATAAATTATACTACATTTAATCCAAAGAACTTCATTTAGTCAAAAATAGTATTTCAAAGTATATTCGAATAgtattaaatgattttaaggACAAAGGAGATGTCACCTTATTTTCGAAtaagaacattttttttgaaGCTATAACTTGGcgaaatccttaaggatctcGAAAGGACCTACCTTTTTGTAATCAGAGGAAGCAGTACTGtcgatttgcatttaaagatttttatcatccttccaaaaaatatatcttcaattttttcaagggggTAGTatagaaaaaaagcaaaaaaatctaaatatcCTCTGTATCTCAgacatttgaaggacgatcgtgATGTCCTTTGGTACAAGGACAGCCCTAATTAATACAAACTTATTGCTATAttcaaaaggacgaatgtcctgcaAAATACAAAGTTACAAAGACTTTGttctaaacaaaaaatagcttatatcttAGCCGTATCCTGTCTGATCCTTACGAATCATGTGTCAGACAAAGGACCTAGATGAGGCCTATCAtcgtgccaaaggacattcaaatCGTCTCTGTAGTTCTACAGATATTCtagaatttgtaatttttgcatcttttcttcggccccgagaccgaaaaattacaagtgtttgATTCTTAGATGACCGCATATTTTTCTGATGCAGATCAATAGAGGTGATTCTTGTGATCCTAGCAATATGTATCCTTTGAAAATATGGCAGGATATGAGCGtgatatagcttgtttttgAAAAAGGACATTCGTTTTCTAGCTATAACTTGGcgaaatccttaaggatctcGCAAGGACTTACATTTTCGTAATCAGGGGAAGTAGTGCTAtcgatttgcatttaaagatttttatcATCCTTCCAAAAAttccacaaacaaatttttcaaGGGGGTAGTATAGAAAATTGgccaaaaaatcgaaaaacccACTGTATCTCAgacatttgaaggacgatcgtaATGTCCTTTGGTACAAGGATAGTTTTAACTAATACAAACtgattgttatatttaaaaggacgaatgtcctgcaAGAttcaaagttacaaggacttttttctaaacaacaaatagcttatatcttGGCCATATCCTGTTTGATCCGTACGAATCATGTGCCAAACAAAGGCCCTAGATGAGGCCTATCATcttgccaaaggacattcaaatCGTCCTGGTAGTTCTCGAGATATCCTACATATTGTAATTTTCGCATGTTTTCTTCGGCCCCGCTAtcgaaaaattacaagtgtttgattcttagatgaccccacattttttttatattaatcgATAGGTTTCGTCATGTCGATCCTAGCGCACCTTTTCTTAGTATAATGCGCAAGGATTTGGCCAAAGGAGCagattttttgttattaaattgcaaGGACGCGTTTTTAGAGTAcgtaaaagtatgcaatatagtattaaactgttttgcatttgccacggcctaaaagtatgcaataaataaaatggggcagctttttattgttgagccttaaagtatgcaataacTTAAGCTGTCTGGTGTACAATATTTTCCCTTCTAAAGTTAGAACAAATTCGTGATtcagcttaaaagtatgcagcaaaatattttcattattcttCGCTTacgaaagtatgcaacagttCAAATTACTAAAAACTTACCAAATCTGTATTTTTTAACAAACTGTTGATTATGTTTCGTTGCTGAGGATTAGTTACGTAAACTTTGTAAACTGCGAAGTTATCGTAACGTGTGGGTTTTTGAAAACCGTTTGGCATTGAAGCGCCGGTTTGAACTATCAacataattattacaaaaacGAAACGCATTTCTGTTGAAATGTTTTACTCAATTACTTTAAATTCACGACACCATTCACCTTATATATggtagcaaaacaaaagacgtATTGTCTTTTgacagctgttttttttttaattgattgaaacatttgcatttatgtgaaactttttattttatttcattttcatatatttgtttttttgttttgttttttttttttatttttgtttttttttttggtttgttttatgtttaaatacttattaaaattgttttgttgcgGTGTGTTAGCTTCTGCATTTTGTTCTTGTTCGTATGTGTGatggtgtctgtgtgtgtgtgtgtgtgattatttttttttttatattttttactaaatgtaatttttgcaatttttttgtgaattttcTTCGTGGATGCGACGGCAGCTAACTGTTACTATAATATgtaagtatttataatatactcGTAGATGTAAGTAGTTGTATCTATGcatgtatgaatgtgtgtcagtgtgtgtgtgtgtgtgtatgcgtgtgagAGTGTGTCAATGTTTGGGTGAGGAGTGTctatgatgttgttgttggccttaGCTTAGCCTTCATTCTGAGCGTTTTATCATATCATTTTCATGTTTGCTtatcatttcattaaaattgtaagttaggaatggaaaaaaaatacaaatataagcAATAATCGAAAAGAACTttacaaattacatttaaaaagtaCAAAGAGAGCAGCGTTCTATGTGTTGCCTTTATCGATAaggagtgagtgagtgagtgagggGGATAGTGATAGTGATAGTGATAGCAGTAGAAATAGATACTTAGTTAGACTGAGACAGAAGGGGATTTCAGGTAGGTGATAAAATGCACCCGCCCACTTatttacaaaagtatttatccTCATAGTGCTGGCAAAAGTCGCAGACCAGCTGACAGCAACGTCCATTGTTGAATCGACAGCGACACTTCTCCACCTGCTTGAAGACGCGCGTGACatagccacgcccacagcaCAAGTTCGCGCAGTTGTCGGGATGCAGACACTGGCGATCCTTGGTGACCGCGCAGAACGGTGGCGATGTCTCCAGATAATACAGTGTTGTGTACttcgattgctgctgctgctcaaaaatataaagttagAAGAAAGACTTTTTTTGGAGCAGATCAAGAATATGATGGACTTACTTGCTTGCGTCGCTGCTTGGGCTTTTTCATGCGACTCGCTGGCGCTTGGCGCATGGTGCGCTGATTGGGGGCTTTTCGTATGGCTTGATTATATTTCTGGCGCAGCAGCGTGGCCGTAGCATTGAAGTCTGCCATTTTCTTCCAGCAGGTCTTCATCGAACAGGAGCCCGAGACGCCGTGACACTTGCACTTGTCCTTCATCAGCGTGGAGACGGCTTCGATGCCAACCTATACACATtaataaacacatttattaCAGCCATCTATTTGgaaattcttttaatattaCTCACCTCAGAGTCATGTCGCAATATTTCAGTGACTTCGTCCCCATCGCCGCCGCGTAACTCAAGAAAACTGCGCGTTACTCGTTTGCCATGCTTCAGATTATCATTGCAGCCGCCCCACTGAAAGTCCTGATCGGCACGGTTCTGTTTGCGTGGCCCGCAGCTGCATTTAGTCATCCGTCCCTCGGCACAAGCACGGGCAATTGAGTGTGTCATGGCTGCCGCTGTCAGAGCGTGCACGAATGCCGTCTCCTTGTAGAGCTTCTTGAATATGTTGCGTTTGCCACGCGTCTCGATGGAACAGTTCCAGCGATCGTAGCGAAACTGATCCTCACAGTGTTGGGTGGCCAATTTGCGTG
This DNA window, taken from Drosophila nasuta strain 15112-1781.00 chromosome 2L, ASM2355853v1, whole genome shotgun sequence, encodes the following:
- the LOC132783476 gene encoding CD109 antigen isoform X6, coding for MTRSFAICLCVLQLGLLINATGRYTVIAPGTLRSNYKYNVAVSVHDVDVKSVIKVGINGPSYNETKQVEVEPKSTVNVEFDVPHLSSGDYNLTAVGIEGLIFENSTKLTQADHKPSVYIQTDKATYKPADLVHFRVLFLDENTRPAVIDKPISIIINDGAQNRIKQVLDVKPTKGVYAGELQLSEQPVLGNWNIVVKVGEDDVKETKSFEVAKYVLPKFEVAVESTKDIAKQDGVIKATIRAKYTYGKPVKGKATVSLAPNYSFYGSSRDNEQMKTIDVDGKGHVEFDISDLKLPTHYTPPLKIFAEVTEDLTGNKQNASTVVNLHSQRYNLEALDNSVRYKPGVPFTYQMVVKNLDGSPVRDATKKAKLSLEPPHRYYHFSSSFSTSEPDAETIEFEAPIDEHGIASFNITLPENTDRYFSLKGSYADSTSQLGSLNKFQPAIDSNDPLSIKIKTKSPKLGKPLSIDVKSDKPIPYFVYTIVARGNIVKAEYVEVADESKSHTIKLVPTFEMVPQFTIYVHYVVDNELRFQEHNVNVDREFENSIEISAPLEAKPSEEVKLKVKTDADSYVGLLGVDQSVLLLKSGNDLSRDDIFNGISNFKTSTPWQRGYGRYPGETSGLVTLTNADYPYNTVTHYWGWEPMPMPLLVGGLGAPVYQLMAASPASGFAGNVVPQSLGVYPHRDPIPQIRKEFPETWLFFDKKITDADGFTLARKIPDTITTWVVTGFSLSPNKGLALTENPSKIRVFQPFFVSTNLPYSIKRGEVFAVPVVIFNYLDKSLDAEITMDNADKEFEFTEATNEVEEKSIDEVSRVKRVTVPSNSGQSVSFMIRPKKVGTITLKITAISPLAGDTIHQKLKVDPEGITKYENRAVFINLPKEGEFSQELKVDIPKEAVPDSGFIEFSVVGDLLGPTIKNLQNLVRMPYGCGEQNMVNFVPNILVIKYLEVTNRKLPSVVERAQKFLEIGYQRELTYKHDDGSYSAFGKSDKSGSTWLTAYVMRSFHQAAKYTNVDPKIIMDGLDFLASKQKDNGEFPEVGKVVDFSHQNALGLTSFVVIAFFENEEVISKYKENIDKALQYIAEEVDKSDDQYSLSIAAVALQLAKHPQAKKVLAKLKTLAKEQDGRTWWSKTPKSEDSQKESYYHPSSNDVEITSYVLLALLEEESAEAAVPIIKWLIGQRSSVGGYASSQDTVLGLQALTKFAYKTGSGSGNIDIDFTSSDNAGNEKKDTIPVKPENALVLQSHVLPMNASKIDFTAKGQGSAMVQLSYRYNVAEKDKKPSFKVTPTVKDTPLQQLTLEVCAEYVPLEDSKKDSNMAVMEVALPSGFVSDSDSFGAIEDIDRVKRIETKNSDSTVIIYFDSLTPGDVKCLDVEGIRAHSVAKQKPAAVRLYDYYDTDRSSTEYYQVKSSLCDICEGSDCGEGCKSEK
- the LOC132783476 gene encoding CD109 antigen isoform X17 — translated: MTRSFAICLCVLQLGLLINATGRYTVIAPGTLRSNYKYNVAVSVHDVDVKSVIKVGINGPSYNETKQVEVEPKSTVNVEFDVPHLSSGDYNLTAVGIEGLIFENSTKLTQADHKPSVYIQTDKATYKPADLVHFRVLFLDENTRPAVIDKPISIIINDGAQNRIKQVLDVKPTKGVYAGELQLSEQPVLGNWNIVVKVGEDDVKETKSFEVAKYVLPKFEVAVESTKDIAKQDGVIKATIRAKYTYGKPVKGKATVSLAPNYSFYGSSRDNEQMKTIDVDGKGHVEFDISDLKLPTHYTPPLKIFAEVTEDLTGNKQNASTVVNLHSQRYNLEALDNSVRYKPGVPFTYQMVVKNLDGSPVRDATKKAKLSLEPPHRYYHFSSSFSTSEPDAETIEFEAPIDEHGIASFNITLPENTDRYFSLKGSYADSTSQLGSLNKFQPAIDSNDPLSIKIKTKSPKLGKPLSIDVKSDKPIPYFVYTIVARGNIVKAEYVEVADESKSHTIKLVPTFEMVPQFTIYVHYVVDNELRFQEHNVNVDREFENSIEISAPLEAKPSEEVKLKVKTDADSYVGLLGVDQSVLLLKSGNDLSRDDIFNGISNFKTSTPWQRGYGRYPGETSGLVTLTNADYPYNTGVSTEEWDEEIMYHIEDRAMFGCSGDSFGRPMFSSSVRKEFPETWMFINNLTTDADGFTLARKIPDTITTWVVTGFSLSPNKGLALTENPSKIRVFQPFFVSTNLPYSIKRGEVFAVPVVIFNYLDKSLDAEITMDNADKEFEFTEATNEVEEKSIDEVSRVKRVTVPSNSGQSVSFMIRPKKVGTITLKITAISPLAGDTIHQKLKVDPEGITKYENRAVFINLPKEGEFSQELKVDIPKEAVPDSGFIEFSVVGDLLGPTIKNLQNLVRMPYGCGEQNMVNFVPNILVIKYLEVTNRKLPSVVERAQKFLEIGYQRELTYKHDDGSYSAFGKSDKSGSTWLTAYVMRSFHQAAKYTNVDPKIIMDGLDFLASKQKDNGEFPEVGKVVDFSHQNALGLTSFVVIAFFENEEVISKYKENIDKALQYIAEEVDKSDDQYSLSIAAVALQLAKHPQAKKVLAKLKTLAKEQDGRTWWSKTPKSEDSQKESYYHPSSNDVEITSYVLLALLEEESAEAAVPIIKWLIGQRSSVGGYASSQDTVLGLQALTKFAYKTGSGSGNIDIDFTSSDNAGNEKKDTIPVKPENALVLQSHVLPMNASKIDFTAKGQGSAMVQLSYRYNVAEKDKKPSFKVTPTVKDTPLQQLTLEVCAEYVPLEDSKKDSNMAVMEVALPSGFVSDSDSFGAIEDIDRVKRIETKNSDSTVIIYFDSLTPGDVKCLDVEGIRAHSVAKQKPAAVRLYDYYDTDRSSTEYYQVKSSLCDICEGSDCGEGCKSEK
- the LOC132783476 gene encoding CD109 antigen isoform X12, with protein sequence MTRSFAICLCVLQLGLLINATGRYTVIAPGTLRSNYKYNVAVSVHDVDVKSVIKVGINGPSYNETKQVEVEPKSTVNVEFDVPHLSSGDYNLTAVGIEGLIFENSTKLTQADHKPSVYIQTDKATYKPADLVHFRVLFLDENTRPAVIDKPISIIINDGAQNRIKQVLDVKPTKGVYAGELQLSEQPVLGNWNIVVKVGEDDVKETKSFEVAKYVLPKFEVAVESTKDIAKQDGVIKATIRAKYTYGKPVKGKATVSLAPNYSFYGSSRDNEQMKTIDVDGKGHVEFDISDLKLPTHYTPPLKIFAEVTEDLTGNKQNASTVVNLHSQRYNLEALDNSVRYKPGVPFTYQMVVKNLDGSPVRDATKKAKLSLEPPHRYYHFSSSFSTSEPDAETIEFEAPIDEHGIASFNITLPENTDRYFSLKGSYADSTSQLGSLNKFQPAIDSNDPLSIKIKTKSPKLGKPLSIDVKSDKPIPYFVYTIVARGNIVKAEYVEVADESKSHTIKLVPTFEMVPQFTIYVHYVVDNELRFQEHNVNVDREFENSIEISAPLEAKPSEEVKLKVKTDADSYVGLLGVDQSVLLLKSGNDLSRDDIFNGISNFKTSTPWQRGYGRYPGETSGLVTLTNADYPYNTGRCSQRQRKLGRCGKFYGGRTSGRLPDRSSDLNDDEYDPVVVPSIRKEFPETWVVYNKIITDADGFTLARKIPDTITTWVVTGFSLSPNKGLALTENPSKIRVFQPFFVSTNLPYSIKRGEVFAVPVVIFNYLDKSLDAEITMDNADKEFEFTEATNEVEEKSIDEVSRVKRVTVPSNSGQSVSFMIRPKKVGTITLKITAISPLAGDTIHQKLKVDPEGITKYENRAVFINLPKEGEFSQELKVDIPKEAVPDSGFIEFSVVGDLLGPTIKNLQNLVRMPYGCGEQNMVNFVPNILVIKYLEVTNRKLPSVVERAQKFLEIGYQRELTYKHDDGSYSAFGKSDKSGSTWLTAYVMRSFHQAAKYTNVDPKIIMDGLDFLASKQKDNGEFPEVGKVVDFSHQNALGLTSFVVIAFFENEEVISKYKENIDKALQYIAEEVDKSDDQYSLSIAAVALQLAKHPQAKKVLAKLKTLAKEQDGRTWWSKTPKSEDSQKESYYHPSSNDVEITSYVLLALLEEESAEAAVPIIKWLIGQRSSVGGYASSQDTVLGLQALTKFAYKTGSGSGNIDIDFTSSDNAGNEKKDTIPVKPENALVLQSHVLPMNASKIDFTAKGQGSAMVQLSYRYNVAEKDKKPSFKVTPTVKDTPLQQLTLEVCAEYVPLEDSKKDSNMAVMEVALPSGFVSDSDSFGAIEDIDRVKRIETKNSDSTVIIYFDSLTPGDVKCLDVEGIRAHSVAKQKPAAVRLYDYYDTDRSSTEYYQVKSSLCDICEGSDCGEGCKSEK
- the LOC132783476 gene encoding CD109 antigen isoform X4, giving the protein MTRSFAICLCVLQLGLLINATGRYTVIAPGTLRSNYKYNVAVSVHDVDVKSVIKVGINGPSYNETKQVEVEPKSTVNVEFDVPHLSSGDYNLTAVGIEGLIFENSTKLTQADHKPSVYIQTDKATYKPADLVHFRVLFLDENTRPAVIDKPISIIINDGAQNRIKQVLDVKPTKGVYAGELQLSEQPVLGNWNIVVKVGEDDVKETKSFEVAKYVLPKFEVAVESTKDIAKQDGVIKATIRAKYTYGKPVKGKATVSLAPNYSFYGSSRDNEQMKTIDVDGKGHVEFDISDLKLPTHYTPPLKIFAEVTEDLTGNKQNASTVVNLHSQRYNLEALDNSVRYKPGVPFTYQMVVKNLDGSPVRDATKKAKLSLEPPHRYYHFSSSFSTSEPDAETIEFEAPIDEHGIASFNITLPENTDRYFSLKGSYADSTSQLGSLNKFQPAIDSNDPLSIKIKTKSPKLGKPLSIDVKSDKPIPYFVYTIVARGNIVKAEYVEVADESKSHTIKLVPTFEMVPQFTIYVHYVVDNELRFQEHNVNVDREFENSIEISAPLEAKPSEEVKLKVKTDADSYVGLLGVDQSVLLLKSGNDLSRDDIFNGISNFKTSTPWQRGYGRYPGETSGLVTLTNADYPYNTGKCYYRIRKGWPKLGSCGISYRPRNKGFIRRPKGGSDLNLYISYGIKGIQYDPVVVPSIRKHFPETWVVYNKIITDADGFTLARKIPDTITTWVVTGFSLSPNKGLALTENPSKIRVFQPFFVSTNLPYSIKRGEVFAVPVVIFNYLDKSLDAEITMDNADKEFEFTEATNEVEEKSIDEVSRVKRVTVPSNSGQSVSFMIRPKKVGTITLKITAISPLAGDTIHQKLKVDPEGITKYENRAVFINLPKEGEFSQELKVDIPKEAVPDSGFIEFSVVGDLLGPTIKNLQNLVRMPYGCGEQNMVNFVPNILVIKYLEVTNRKLPSVVERAQKFLEIGYQRELTYKHDDGSYSAFGKSDKSGSTWLTAYVMRSFHQAAKYTNVDPKIIMDGLDFLASKQKDNGEFPEVGKVVDFSHQNALGLTSFVVIAFFENEEVISKYKENIDKALQYIAEEVDKSDDQYSLSIAAVALQLAKHPQAKKVLAKLKTLAKEQDGRTWWSKTPKSEDSQKESYYHPSSNDVEITSYVLLALLEEESAEAAVPIIKWLIGQRSSVGGYASSQDTVLGLQALTKFAYKTGSGSGNIDIDFTSSDNAGNEKKDTIPVKPENALVLQSHVLPMNASKIDFTAKGQGSAMVQLSYRYNVAEKDKKPSFKVTPTVKDTPLQQLTLEVCAEYVPLEDSKKDSNMAVMEVALPSGFVSDSDSFGAIEDIDRVKRIETKNSDSTVIIYFDSLTPGDVKCLDVEGIRAHSVAKQKPAAVRLYDYYDTDRSSTEYYQVKSSLCDICEGSDCGEGCKSEK